The DNA segment GCATCTTATGGGTACACATTTAAGTAAATTCTCCTACAAGAAGACAACCAGAGAGAGAAAAGAATAGTTCTGTATTTTGTGGGTTACTATTGAGCACCGTGCTAGATTATGTAATGTTTCAAGTCTTTGTGGATCATCCGATGATTTTTCAACTTTCTATTTGAAAAAGAAACACTGAAAACAATTTATTGCTTAACTTATTAATCGGACAAAAGGTGGTCAAGATCAAACGGAGAAACACAAGTTGTAGGTGATAAGAACATTCAGCGTAGCTGTAATATGGTGCAATCGGTCGTTCATGGACCACTACCACGACCTGATTGGCTTCCGTCTACCCAACCAGAACTATCAGGTGGCGTTCCCATCATCATTCTTCTCAATCCACCTTCTCTTGGTGTGCCTGTTCCTTTTGCCTGATACCTCTCCTCTTCaccatttatataaattaatcataCACATCAAATCAATTACGAACAGTTTGTGGTCTCTTCCTAAGATTCTTTGTAATGTTAATTTTAGGCAAAGATGACAAAAGACTTCATAACATAACTATGTCTGTGAGCAATAATGCAAtctaattttgtggttatatgaaaattaaactgCTCTTTAGCTTTGTAGACGAAgttgtaaataaataaagagtAAAAACAAAGACACAGCTTGACTCACCGGCTGGTAAAGGTGTAACGAACGAGTTCTCACTAGAAGAGAAAAGCAGCAACGTTATTGATAAGCACAGACACATTTTGGCTATATTACCATTACCACATCCTCTTCTATCCATCTTCTCTCTTCCTTTTTGCTTTTTGTTTGATAGTAAAACTAATGAGAAGAGTCTTTATAAACAAAAGTCTTCCACCTCTGTTGCATACAAAAACATAACGTCTTCCGCTGAGAACAAGTTATTACATTTCAACGGGCACTGTAGTAGACGAGATTAGTTCAAAGTCATTTTGAACGATGAATCTTTTATTCATATTGAGAAAAAGTCATCATGGAAGAAGAGTATATTAAAAATACCATAGTCAAATGCTTGTGACGTTACAGACTCCCATATTATTCTCCAAGCAACGAGAATTAAAAGCTCGACCTAAAACACACAGTCAAACTCACATTAGATTCTCCTCTATATACCAAGTGAGAAAAGATATGATCAAAGAAGTTATAATACAAACCTCTTTGTCAGATTGTGCAGCTTTGAGAAACCTCCTCATGAACACATATGGAGTTGGCAAACAGAAATTGAATTGCAAAGTATTTCGCCATTAACTTCTCCTGCAAGTAACACAAACCCCATCAACACAATGATCCATCTTAAAGTATGTTGAGAGAAACCATTGTTATGATCATTTATTTACCATGTCAAGAACTTCTCTCCCAGTGTAAACCTTGTCTGAGACCAAGATGAGATCATTAACAGCAGGAACTGAGATTTCTTCGTACTTGGATACCAAGATCACTAACAACTATGGGTGCAATGAAAGTTATAATTCCTTAACaagaaacagagaaagagagTTGAGACTAAGAGAGAGAGTAACTTAGAAGAAAATGAATTCCCTTAGATTATAATTATTCATAACAGggttacatatatttatactacAGAAAGTGGAACCTCTAATTTGAAATACTAAACATGCAGAGGAGGAGCCTCTAATACTGAACATGCAGAGGTCTTCGATTCCCGGAGCATCTATTTAATTCTTCTCCAACAGCTATATCAGAATATTCTTTATATCTCTTATCAATAAACAAATGTTTGGAAATTTAAAGCAACTTATTCAATATATGGTCATGTCTTCAATGCTCAGGGTCCTGGGCGTGGAACAGGAGGAAGAGGAGGCGCGCCACCTGTGAGGAGATAGCTCTTCGGCTATGAGACAATTCTATTCAGCATCCAGGGGAAGCAGCCATCTTCGGCTTTGTCGTTTATGCATCTTATGGCACATTTAAGTAAAATCTCCGACAAGAAGACAACCAGAGAGAGGAGAAAGGAACAAGTTCTGTATTTTGTTGGTTACTATTGAACATCAAGTCTTAGTGATTTTAACtttctatataaaaacaattcacTAAGAGAATTTTATTGCTTAAGTTACTAATCGGACAAAACACGGTTAAGAATAAATGGAGAATATACAAATTGCTAGAGATAAAACATTCAACATATGTAGCTGTAATTAAAATGAAGTAATCGGTAGTTCATGGTTTGGTCGACATGGTCCAACCACGACCGCGACCGGAAGCACGGCCAGAAAAGCTAGGTGGCATGTATATCATCATTCTTCTCGCTCCACCTTTTCTTTTTGCTTGATACGTCTCCTCTGCAccatttatatacaaataattaagCATACACATAAAACCACTTGCAAACAATCTGTGCTCTCTCCCTAAGAACTCAAGGACATAAGTGCCAGTACTATGCTAATCCGGATGAAACATTCGCCTCAAGCCTctaaaatttctgaaaaaaaatcatatataaataagttcctaactttgttaaaaaaaattgaagccCTCAAATTATTGAAACCTTCTTTAGACCGTCTATAGTTCCCAACTGAACTATGCAATGAGAAATGATGCAATAGGAAGTTTTTAACTGAACTTCTAAATGGTTTTGTGGTTTTATATGGATAATAAGCTACTACTCTTTAGCTTTGTCGACTaagttgtaaataaaaagagagtaaaaacaACAATACAGCTTAGACTCACCGGCTGGTAAAGGTGTGACGAACGACTTATCAGTAGAAGACAAAAGCAGCAACGTTACTGATATGCACAGACACATTTTGGCAATATCCAtcttctctttttgtttgaTACTAGTAACTAAAAACTAATCAAAGAGTCTTATAAGCAAAGtctgaaacaacaaaaaatacataACGTCTTCCGTCTTCAAGTCAACGGGCAATGTAGTAGACGATTAGTCATTGTCATCCGAACAAGTTTTTTTATACTTATCCAGTCGAATGCTGTCACGTTAGAGATTTTAAAAAGGATTAtctttttgattgattaaatttaaaattaactaaTGTAAGAGTTGCGAGAAAAACGCACTACGTTCTTTAAACCAATGCAGGGAACGAGCTAGCTTTCTATAAAAAGTTATTTGTGTTGCCTTGTTGTACACTTCTACTAATTGGTCGAACTTGAGTCtttgtgatttattttgtatatatttatatggaatccttttttttttttttgtaaaataagaGATAACCAATCTTATttcaataaaaagaaaacattcatGAGAAAACTAGAGACTAGTTTTGTGTTATATTGTCACTAGACAGTGACATGTTATACAGAGAGATAGAGACTAGTTTTGTGTCATAATGTCACTAGACAGTGACATGTTATACAGAGAGAGATAGACTGTAACCACACAGAGATGTGTTTGGTTCCGTTGTGACCTGAACCTTACAGAAGAAGGAAACCAGCAGGTTCAGTTCTTGAAGCATAACCAAACTTGGATGTGTTGTATTTCCTGTAAACTCCCGTTAGCTTCCCTGTCCCTGCCTCGTGATGCAAACCAGCCATCTTCCTCGAACACTCCCTGTATGAATACAAGTCTCAGAACCTGTACTGAAAGtattcaatttatatttaacTTGGTGAGAGACTTCTTTCTTACATAAGCTTTTCTTCAGTGTAGCCAGTGTAGAACTCGCATGTTTTGCTCCACTCCTCGAATCCTTTAAGCGTGGAATGAGCAGTGTAGATCGCTGAAGCAGCTAACTGCGAAGGTGCATACTGTAGCATCTCGTACTCCACTAAGCAAAGCTCAACGATGAAGAATGATAGAAGCTCAACCTGTAACATACATATTCCACTTGTTATCATCACACCTCATGGTAATGATTCTATTCAAGATATAAAACAAACCTTTTGATCAGACTGTGCAGCTTTGAGAAACCTCCTCATGAACACATACGGAGTAGGCAAACAGAAATTGAATTGTAAGGTGTTAGCCATTAACTTCTCCTGCAAGTCAACAACAAACCCTATCATCAACACAATGATCTAAGAGAGGATCCAAGGTTATgatcattttatatatttatttaccatGTCAAGAACTTCTCTCCTAGTGTAAGCCTTGTCAGAGATCAAGATGAGATCATCCACAACAGGAACCGATACTTCCTCGTACTTGCAAGCTAGCAACATAGCAGTTACACCAACAAGCTGAAGCTTCTTCCTTGCGACGTGGTGATGAACCGCGAGAAACCTGTCTATGAGGTTGATCGTGAGGTATAGCGTCTCTTCCATCAGCTCGAACTTGTAATGCACCTGCTCTCCCAAAAGTGTGTTACACATTCAGTCTCTAAACACTATCTcccaagaaacaaaacaagagtTAGTTTTATGtactaacctcaatcaaccaatcaaCAAGGATCCCTCTCATCCTCTCGTTAATGTCAGGTTGATTCTCCATGTAATTAGGCGGCACACAGCTACGACACtgccaaaaataataatcaaatggCTATTATGAATCAATCACTGATATTGAAACAAGAATAATCATTGACAAGTTACCTCATTTTTCTTGTAGAAGTCGTATATGTCATCAATGTAATCAACAACAGCTAGAGGGTTCTTCTTGTCGCAGCTATCTATATCCATCacagcctcttcttcttcttcttcagtatCATTTGAATCTTCCATTTCAATACCCTCCTggtacaaaaacaaaacaacacaatatgagtatatatataactcaaGGCGTTGTTACCATCATTAATGTAATAATTGTTATTACCATTCTGTCAATTTCATCAAGCATGGCTTCAGTGTGCTGGACAAACATTGGCTCATTAAagtctccatcttcttcttcttcttccacatcTATTATGACTATATCAACTGGTTCGCTCTTGGTTTCCTAAACCATCACATAACACATCACTAAGTCATAGTAACACAGTCACTGTAATAGATGTCAATTAATGAAAAGGTACCTACCTCCTTCTTGGTTTGGGGATTGTTCTCAGCTAATTGAGCAGCAAACTTCCTAGTGATTGGTCGATGCGCTGGAACAGGTGGTGGAAGAATCTTCTTGTGACACATCACATTTTTcctgaaaaaacaaacaaaatcagaGAATAAAGATTACTTCTTTAGGATTAATGAATAACTCacaaaattttgtaattatatagaCTTACTCAGACAAAGGTCGCTTGTTGACAGCACAAGGATAAACCGGAGCTCCGATGATGTTCTTGTTTATGTTACTAAGCGCTCTTCGTGTCTGCCCATTCCCCGGATTCGCCTTTCCTCCACGTACACCACCTTCATTTAACAACAAGTCATTTAAAACAGAACCGAACCCAAAAGATTGGTGTTCTTGTTTTGATTCAGATCATTACCTTGCGGGTTCATGGGTCCGATCACTCCGTGTCGGTTCTCGTCTGATCCACCCATCTGGTGATGATCAAAGCAattccaaatttaaaaaattgggtCTTTGATGCGATTAAAGAATCTAATCAAACCCAGAAGAAAGTATTCACCTTTAGCTTTTTAACGATCCCTTCCAAAATCgattgctctctctctctctctctctctgtcagCAGCAAAATCCCATAAGAGCAAACAGATTCGAACTCtagaaagaagagaagatttGGAGAGTGAATCAAGATTTGAAGGACGTGAAGATAGGACGTATGTCTGTCTGTGCAAAGactaatatatgtttgtttattttatttttaaatcaacgGCTAGTTAATCTGAGCCGTTGGATGAAGCCTCAACTAAAACCCTGGTGATGATGAAGAAAAAGGCTCGCTTTCTTTTTGGAATCTGGGAACCCAACGgctatgttttcaaattcactgttattttcttcctttattatttgttattacTACCATGATCCAATGGTCCAACGTATTTTCACTGTCACCGACCACCACAACCGCCTCGTAATTAATGTTTCCAAAATAGTAGTAGTATTAACGTATTAACTATATTTAAcgtatatttagttttttttcaggtatttataatttaatgtaACCAAGATTATATATGACTTCAGTTATATAAACCATAGCTTGAAATTTTCAAAAGCCAAAggagcagaaaaaaaaaacacagcttAACGGCTCTTAAcctttttgcttttctttttagtGAAAGTCTTACTACACACTCTCAATAGTCAATGGTTATAAACCGGTTGTTATTTAACAATAATGTATTTCTCCAGCGGTAGTCATTTATAGTGTTTTCCGCTGTTTTATTTGTCCatactaatttttatagatAGTTTTGAGGTAGTTGTTAACTTGTAGACTTGTAGTTTTAGGTGCTCATCATAATTATGTGATAAATCACTATTGCTTTGTGCAAATCATAATGAATTTGTTGTTAATATGTCACCTCAATGAAATTATCATAGAACCAATGTTTAAGAAAATGTTTCATCTTTGCTCAAAAAACTGTTTCATCATTAAAAGATGCGGTAAGTTGATTGCTAATGAAATAAAATCAAAGTTAGCGATTGCTATAAAATTTTTGATATGGTTAATATTTTGTCATgcgacatttttttttctttttatctatCATGcgacaatttttttcttttgttcaatcATGCGACATTTGAAATGGTTGTTTAGCCATGAAATATATTCAATTcattaaaagagaaataaatacGGAGGAAATACatcctaaaatatttttaaaatattttctttatatcttatacatatacaatacatatttcttttgataaaaaaacacATATGTATTTCTatataacattttgttttcCAAATTTCATCCATAATTGAGCGGTATTGCGAGCTTAGAAAAAGACTAAACACTCTGAGTTCGAAATAGATTTATCAGCGACATAAGGCGACATGAGTATCTAATTTCTATTGCGAACAACCGAATCTACCTGGCACCGCCGGTAGACAAGCCCCACAAGATTAATCGATTGGATCTCGGCCCACCGGACTCCCCcgttatcaaaaaaataaattcatcCATAATCAATGATAAACTGTTAAgcagaaataaaaataatccggttag comes from the Brassica napus cultivar Da-Ae chromosome A7, Da-Ae, whole genome shotgun sequence genome and includes:
- the LOC106421538 gene encoding cyclin-B2-4 gives rise to the protein MGGSDENRHGVIGPMNPQGGVRGGKANPGNGQTRRALSNINKNIIGAPVYPCAVNKRPLSEKNVMCHKKILPPPVPAHRPITRKFAAQLAENNPQTKKEETKSEPVDIVIIDVEEEEEDGDFNEPMFVQHTEAMLDEIDRMEGIEMEDSNDTEEEEEEAVMDIDSCDKKNPLAVVDYIDDIYDFYKKNECRSCVPPNYMENQPDINERMRGILVDWLIEVHYKFELMEETLYLTINLIDRFLAVHHHVARKKLQLVGVTAMLLACKYEEVSVPVVDDLILISDKAYTRREVLDMEKLMANTLQFNFCLPTPYVFMRRFLKAAQSDQKVELLSFFIVELCLVEYEMLQYAPSQLAASAIYTAHSTLKGFEEWSKTCEFYTGYTEEKLMECSRKMAGLHHEAGTGKLTGVYRKYNTSKFGYASRTEPAGFLLL